From one uncultured Paludibacter sp. genomic stretch:
- a CDS encoding conserved hypothetical protein (Evidence 4 : Unknown function but conserved in other organisms), with protein sequence MKRNLIITIISTLIVASLFSQKRTDEEAIRVVADNILKQPVTQFVGVDDGAVYNSTSEIPAGKEVKFKSPLSEWHYSNGVLDMAMIKLGQYLGDEKYINYAKNHVSFGFNNYEYFKTTFKNDRKRWLWPFGQFWNMEELDDCGAMGAAVINVYQLDKKNEYYEYIQKAANHIMKEQTRLKDGTLCRTFPRKMTVWADDAYMGTSFLTQMGKFTGDKKYFDEAAKQLINIDKYLWCPEKQLYYHCYYTDLKRNGVAFWGRANGWITISLANLIEAMPENHPKRAKLIAILEKQIVGFSRYQNANGMWNQLLDKSDSYDESSVTAMFVYSVAKAVNNKWIDAGYARVANAGWNALKNNEITPEGRFKNVCVGTGISDDLPFYFNRPVGDNEKHGLGLIIDTAVEIMKMK encoded by the coding sequence ATGAAACGAAATCTAATCATCACAATTATTTCAACATTGATAGTTGCTTCACTTTTTTCACAAAAAAGAACCGATGAAGAAGCAATTAGAGTTGTTGCTGACAATATCTTGAAACAACCTGTTACGCAGTTCGTTGGAGTGGACGATGGCGCCGTTTATAATAGTACAAGTGAAATCCCCGCAGGAAAAGAGGTAAAATTCAAAAGCCCGCTATCAGAATGGCACTATTCTAACGGGGTATTGGATATGGCAATGATTAAACTTGGTCAGTATCTTGGCGATGAAAAATACATTAATTATGCTAAAAACCACGTGAGTTTTGGTTTCAACAATTATGAATATTTCAAAACTACGTTCAAAAACGACCGAAAACGTTGGCTTTGGCCCTTCGGACAGTTTTGGAATATGGAAGAATTGGACGATTGTGGAGCAATGGGAGCGGCTGTAATTAATGTGTATCAATTGGATAAAAAAAATGAATATTACGAATATATTCAAAAAGCCGCCAATCATATTATGAAAGAGCAAACCCGCTTAAAAGACGGAACACTTTGCCGTACTTTTCCTCGAAAAATGACAGTTTGGGCAGACGATGCCTATATGGGAACCTCTTTTCTTACTCAAATGGGAAAATTTACCGGAGACAAAAAATATTTTGATGAAGCTGCAAAACAATTAATCAACATTGATAAATATTTGTGGTGTCCCGAAAAACAACTTTATTACCACTGTTATTATACCGATTTGAAAAGAAACGGAGTAGCATTTTGGGGACGTGCAAACGGCTGGATTACTATTTCTTTGGCAAATTTAATAGAAGCAATGCCCGAAAACCATCCGAAACGCGCCAAATTAATAGCGATTTTAGAAAAACAAATCGTAGGATTTTCGCGCTACCAGAATGCAAACGGTATGTGGAACCAATTGCTTGATAAAAGCGATTCGTACGACGAATCGTCCGTTACGGCAATGTTTGTTTATAGCGTGGCAAAAGCGGTAAACAACAAATGGATTGATGCGGGATACGCCCGTGTTGCAAACGCAGGATGGAATGCATTAAAAAACAATGAAATAACACCTGAAGGACGTTTTAAAAATGTATGTGTAGGCACAGGAATTAGCGATGATTTACCCTTTTATTTCAATCGTCCCGTGGGAGATAACGAGAAACACGGCTTAGGATTAATTATTGATACGGCGGTGGAAATAATGAAGATGAAGTAG
- a CDS encoding conserved exported hypothetical protein (Evidence 4 : Unknown function but conserved in other organisms) — MKLKRIYVLFSMLYAFVYVVQAQPQMETGGQKMPDEWIDKDTGHKVIKLTRREGTNMSFYFHNNPFVENKMIFVGGSKYSGKDIKGREIYNFDGRNLQMYWVDLNTLKVEQLTHENFPVRTEIVCPKTHEIFYQKQDSVFALNVDTKIRRLIYVNKSKEERFSISTINADGTLLAGVFSSLKEAEILKKNPQKSQFFDRIYEAHLPRTLFTINTQTGELTRIYSEKAWLNHIQFSPTDPHLLMFCHEGPWHKVDRIWTIDVVKKDVPQLRHKRIMNMEIAGHEWFGNKGDAIYCDLQLPRGKTFFVAKINLATNNEQKFELQRDEWSVHYTTSWGENLMAGDGGDSTSVAKARNGKWIYLFKPEENSMRATRLVNMKNHNYNLEPNVHFSPDNKWIIFRANFEGDENVYAVEI, encoded by the coding sequence ATGAAATTAAAAAGAATATATGTACTGTTTTCGATGCTTTACGCCTTTGTGTATGTTGTTCAAGCACAACCCCAAATGGAAACCGGCGGACAAAAAATGCCTGACGAATGGATTGATAAAGATACAGGGCATAAAGTAATAAAACTTACGCGTCGCGAAGGAACTAATATGAGCTTTTATTTCCATAATAACCCGTTTGTTGAAAATAAAATGATATTTGTCGGAGGTTCAAAATATAGCGGCAAAGATATCAAAGGAAGAGAAATATATAATTTCGATGGAAGAAACCTGCAGATGTACTGGGTGGATTTAAACACATTAAAAGTAGAACAACTTACCCACGAAAATTTTCCCGTTCGCACCGAAATTGTTTGCCCGAAAACACACGAAATTTTTTATCAGAAACAGGATTCGGTTTTTGCTTTGAATGTGGATACCAAAATACGCAGATTAATTTACGTAAATAAATCAAAAGAGGAAAGATTTTCCATTTCCACAATAAATGCCGATGGAACTTTGTTAGCAGGCGTATTTTCTTCTTTAAAAGAAGCTGAAATTTTGAAAAAAAATCCACAGAAAAGTCAGTTTTTCGATCGGATTTATGAAGCACATTTGCCTCGCACGCTTTTCACAATCAATACACAAACAGGTGAGCTAACCCGCATTTATTCCGAAAAAGCATGGCTAAACCACATTCAGTTTTCTCCAACCGACCCGCATTTACTGATGTTTTGCCACGAAGGTCCGTGGCACAAAGTGGACAGAATTTGGACAATAGATGTGGTAAAAAAAGACGTACCGCAGTTGCGTCACAAACGCATTATGAATATGGAAATAGCAGGACACGAATGGTTTGGAAACAAAGGCGATGCTATTTATTGCGACTTGCAACTACCGCGCGGAAAAACTTTTTTTGTTGCGAAAATTAATTTGGCAACGAATAATGAGCAAAAATTTGAATTGCAACGGGATGAATGGAGTGTACATTACACTACATCCTGGGGCGAAAATCTGATGGCTGGTGATGGCGGTGATTCTACTTCGGTGGCGAAAGCAAGAAATGGAAAATGGATTTATCTTTTTAAACCGGAAGAGAATAGTATGAGAGCAACACGCTTGGTAAATATGAAAAATCATAATTATAATTTAGAACCAAACGTACATTTTTCTCCTGATAATAAATGGATTATTTTCCGAGCCAATTTTGAAGGCGACGAAAATGTGTATGCAGTGGAAATTTGA
- a CDS encoding conserved exported hypothetical protein (Evidence 4 : Unknown function but conserved in other organisms), giving the protein MKFQKLIFLSLLLTSVFANAQEYKFNFTNIDKKGFVKVTPKTVYSGNSSYGFDLGTKKEGNKPYCFSTDIPEGNYQVTVLLGSKTEATNTTIKAESRRLMLENIETPKGKFVKKLFNVNIRNKIITSGNDTVKTKSREFLKLNWNNKITFEINGTNPGLVQMTIKPSNVPTVFLAGNSTVVDQDDEPWCGWGQILPRFLNKKIAVANYAESGEASNTFVSSKRFAKLISKLKKGDYVFIEFGHNDEKQKGSAFTTFKANMKYLVDKTREKGGIPVLITPMHRRRFDENGKIINTHGDYPEAVRVLAKEENIYLIDLNNMSQTLYEAWGDENSKKAFVHYPAGTFPGQNKALEDNTHFNTYGGYEICKCILKGIVDNNIPLKKYIVKDFKGFNPENPDKIEEVKVPPTPFSSTIKPDGN; this is encoded by the coding sequence ATGAAATTTCAAAAGTTAATATTTTTATCACTTTTACTGACTTCAGTTTTTGCAAATGCGCAAGAATACAAATTCAATTTTACCAATATCGATAAAAAAGGATTTGTAAAAGTTACGCCAAAAACGGTTTACAGCGGCAATTCCAGCTACGGTTTTGATCTTGGAACAAAAAAAGAGGGAAATAAACCTTATTGTTTTTCAACTGATATTCCCGAAGGAAATTATCAGGTAACGGTTTTATTAGGAAGCAAAACCGAGGCAACAAACACCACCATAAAAGCCGAATCTCGCAGATTAATGCTTGAAAATATTGAAACACCCAAAGGAAAATTCGTAAAAAAATTATTCAACGTAAATATCAGAAATAAAATTATTACCTCGGGAAACGACACGGTAAAAACCAAATCCCGAGAATTTTTAAAATTGAACTGGAACAACAAAATCACCTTTGAAATTAATGGAACAAATCCCGGATTGGTTCAAATGACGATAAAACCGAGCAATGTTCCCACTGTTTTTCTTGCCGGAAATTCTACTGTTGTTGATCAGGACGATGAACCTTGGTGTGGTTGGGGACAAATTCTCCCCCGTTTTTTGAACAAAAAAATCGCGGTGGCAAATTATGCCGAATCAGGCGAAGCATCCAACACGTTTGTTTCTTCCAAACGTTTTGCAAAACTCATTTCAAAGTTGAAAAAAGGAGATTATGTTTTTATAGAATTTGGGCACAACGATGAAAAACAAAAGGGAAGCGCATTTACTACTTTTAAAGCAAATATGAAATATCTGGTGGATAAAACCCGCGAGAAAGGTGGAATTCCTGTGTTAATTACGCCAATGCACAGACGCAGATTTGATGAAAACGGAAAAATAATCAACACACACGGCGATTATCCTGAAGCCGTACGTGTGTTAGCTAAAGAAGAAAATATTTATTTGATAGATTTAAATAATATGTCGCAAACGCTTTATGAAGCGTGGGGCGATGAAAATTCGAAAAAAGCGTTTGTACATTATCCTGCAGGAACTTTTCCGGGACAAAACAAAGCGTTGGAAGACAACACGCACTTTAACACCTATGGAGGATATGAAATTTGTAAATGTATTTTGAAAGGAATTGTTGACAATAATATTCCACTGAAAAAATACATTGTGAAAGATTTTAAAGGATTTAATCCTGAAAATCCCGACAAAATTGAGGAAGTAAAAGTTCCACCAACACCTTTTTCTTCCACCATCAAACCCGATGGAAATTAA
- a CDS encoding conserved exported hypothetical protein (Evidence 4 : Unknown function but conserved in other organisms), whose translation MKKKIIVGLNLLLGVFLISPLAAQKKQIKVNDSNSPLHLLPSDYKTPYEIPDKNKVKSDIDKIFSYLEKSTPFKVVDKNSGKEIIDPSKYNQNSEIEKGDFRITSYEWGVTYAAMLHTAEITDDERYEKYVFDRFNFLSDHFKDFKKLYNDYGTIDETIRKVVAPSALDDAGAMCASMIKAGKKNKDLKLQPLIDNYINYILYKQNRLFDGTFSRNRPQVNSVWLDDMYMSIPAIAQMGVLSGEPKYFDEVARQISSFEGKMFVPEKGLFRHGWVQSMDEHPSFFWARANGWALLALTETLDVFPKNRPQRTKILDLYKKHVKILAEMQSGEGFWHQLLDKENSYLETSATAIFTYCIAHGINNGWIDASTYGAAALLGWNAVSTKINASGQVEGTCVGTGMAFDPAYYSYRPVSVYAAHGYGTTILAGAEIINLLEKQHPKMNDNTIQFYSKEQITTAPIFSINDDTRPDEIVAGSSRKGENPVLFTIGDSTMKNGRGKGDGGMWGWGSFFEQFLDTTRITVENHALGGRSSRTFYTEGLWDKVLPGIKKGDYLIVQFGHNDGGPFNTGRARASIKGIGEESETFIMEKTGGPEEVFTFGHYLRIFIRQAKARGANVIVLSHTPGNTWEGDKMVRNSDTYGKWSKQVAEQEGVYFIDMNDFTAKKCEALGKEKTDELYKDRVHTSYDGAILNCKALVEGIKSIPELGLNKYIKKQIAPNL comes from the coding sequence ATGAAAAAAAAAATTATTGTGGGATTAAATTTGCTTCTCGGAGTATTTTTAATTTCACCTCTTGCAGCACAAAAAAAACAAATTAAGGTGAATGACTCCAATTCACCATTACATCTTTTGCCGTCCGATTACAAAACACCTTACGAAATTCCCGATAAAAACAAGGTAAAATCTGATATTGACAAAATATTTTCTTATTTGGAAAAATCAACCCCTTTCAAGGTGGTAGATAAAAATTCCGGTAAAGAAATTATCGATCCTTCAAAATACAATCAGAACTCTGAAATTGAAAAAGGAGATTTCAGAATTACCAGTTACGAATGGGGTGTAACGTATGCCGCAATGCTTCATACTGCCGAAATTACCGATGACGAAAGATATGAGAAGTATGTTTTTGACCGGTTTAATTTTCTTTCCGACCATTTTAAAGATTTCAAAAAGCTTTACAACGATTACGGAACCATTGACGAAACCATAAGAAAAGTAGTTGCGCCCTCCGCGCTTGACGATGCCGGAGCAATGTGTGCTTCGATGATAAAAGCCGGGAAGAAAAACAAGGATTTAAAGTTACAGCCGCTTATTGATAATTACATCAATTACATTCTTTATAAACAAAATCGTTTGTTTGACGGAACTTTTTCACGAAACCGCCCGCAGGTAAATTCCGTTTGGTTGGATGATATGTATATGAGTATTCCGGCAATTGCACAAATGGGAGTTTTGAGCGGTGAACCGAAATATTTTGATGAAGTTGCAAGGCAGATTTCCTCTTTTGAAGGTAAAATGTTTGTCCCCGAAAAAGGTTTATTCCGTCACGGATGGGTTCAATCAATGGACGAACATCCTTCATTCTTTTGGGCGCGTGCAAACGGCTGGGCGTTGCTTGCACTGACCGAAACGCTTGATGTTTTTCCAAAAAATCGTCCGCAACGAACGAAAATACTCGATTTATATAAAAAACACGTAAAAATTCTGGCGGAAATGCAATCGGGTGAAGGTTTTTGGCATCAGTTGCTTGATAAAGAAAACAGCTATCTTGAAACTTCCGCCACGGCAATTTTTACCTACTGCATTGCTCACGGAATTAACAACGGTTGGATTGACGCCTCTACTTACGGAGCTGCCGCTTTGCTTGGTTGGAACGCGGTTTCCACTAAAATAAACGCTTCGGGACAAGTGGAAGGAACGTGCGTTGGAACCGGAATGGCGTTTGATCCTGCATATTACAGTTATCGTCCTGTAAGTGTTTACGCCGCTCACGGATACGGAACGACAATTTTAGCGGGAGCGGAAATTATCAATCTGCTTGAGAAACAACATCCCAAGATGAACGATAATACCATTCAGTTTTATTCCAAAGAACAAATCACCACAGCTCCCATTTTCAGTATAAACGATGATACGCGTCCCGACGAAATTGTTGCGGGAAGCAGTAGAAAAGGAGAAAATCCGGTTTTGTTCACCATAGGGGATTCTACAATGAAAAACGGAAGAGGAAAAGGCGACGGAGGTATGTGGGGTTGGGGAAGTTTTTTTGAACAATTTTTAGATACAACACGCATCACGGTTGAAAATCACGCTTTGGGAGGAAGAAGCAGCCGTACATTTTATACCGAAGGGCTGTGGGACAAAGTTTTGCCTGGAATTAAAAAAGGTGATTATTTAATTGTTCAATTCGGACACAACGACGGCGGACCTTTCAACACGGGACGCGCAAGAGCGTCTATAAAAGGAATAGGCGAAGAATCGGAAACATTTATTATGGAAAAAACAGGCGGACCGGAAGAAGTTTTCACTTTTGGACATTATTTGCGTATTTTTATCCGTCAGGCAAAAGCGCGAGGTGCAAATGTAATTGTTTTGTCTCACACTCCCGGCAACACTTGGGAAGGAGATAAAATGGTTCGCAACAGCGACACGTACGGAAAATGGTCGAAACAAGTAGCAGAACAGGAAGGAGTTTATTTTATTGATATGAACGATTTTACTGCAAAAAAATGCGAAGCGTTGGGAAAAGAAAAAACCGACGAACTGTATAAGGACAGAGTTCATACGTCTTATGACGGAGCAATATTGAATTGCAAGGCACTTGTGGAAGGAATAAAATCCATTCCGGAATTAGGATTAAACAAATATATTAAAAAACAAATTGCACCCAACCTCTAA
- the rhaB gene encoding rhamnulokinase (Evidence 2a : Function from experimental evidences in other organisms; PubMedId : 13416205, 14243778, 14264882, 8396120; Product type e : enzyme), whose amino-acid sequence MSRDKLSSFLAIDLGASSGRSILGIIQNRRLELKEINRFSNPIVEINGRSYWDLFHLYCEILISLKKTKEYNVKLLSLGIDTWGVDYVCFGKDGEVLRMPYSYRDSNTFGAPEKFFKKMPKQEVYKKTGIQIMNFNSLFQLATQLEEKNSVYPIIDKILFIPDALSYLLTGKMVTEYTIASTSQMIDPSTKKFDKTLLKELKLQEDNFAPLVFSGTKIGTLSESVKHQTGCDDISVVAVAGHDTASAVLAVPAENEKFAYLSSGTWSLMGIESEKPVITDETFALNFTNEGGADGSIRLLKNICGMWLIEQCKKEWEKNKPVSYNEIVQYAQKVEPFRCFINPDSPCFTHPQSMINSIQTYCKETNQYIPQTIGEISRCIYESLAFRYKQVLENLQKLATFQIEKLYIIGGGAQNNMLNSFTANAIGKTVIAGPVEATAIGNILVQAQAAGFLGNKSDMREIVRNSINLSTFEPEDTTKWETNYGNYLNVYKEI is encoded by the coding sequence ATGAGCAGAGATAAATTGTCTTCTTTTTTAGCAATAGATTTAGGAGCCTCCAGCGGAAGATCCATTTTGGGAATTATCCAAAACAGACGTTTGGAACTAAAAGAAATTAATCGTTTTTCAAATCCTATCGTTGAAATCAACGGACGTTCCTATTGGGATTTGTTTCATTTATATTGCGAAATTCTTATTTCCTTAAAAAAAACAAAAGAATACAATGTGAAATTGCTTTCATTAGGTATTGATACGTGGGGAGTTGATTATGTTTGTTTTGGGAAAGATGGAGAAGTGTTAAGAATGCCTTACAGTTATCGGGATTCAAACACTTTTGGCGCTCCTGAAAAATTCTTCAAAAAAATGCCAAAACAGGAGGTATATAAAAAAACCGGAATTCAAATAATGAATTTCAATAGTTTGTTCCAACTTGCAACTCAGTTAGAAGAAAAGAACTCAGTATATCCAATCATTGACAAAATCCTGTTTATACCCGATGCTCTTTCGTATTTGTTAACGGGAAAAATGGTAACGGAATATACCATTGCATCTACATCGCAAATGATTGATCCTTCTACCAAAAAATTTGATAAAACTTTATTGAAAGAACTTAAACTGCAAGAAGATAATTTTGCTCCGCTTGTTTTTTCTGGAACAAAAATTGGAACTTTATCGGAATCGGTAAAACATCAAACAGGTTGCGATGATATTTCTGTGGTTGCAGTAGCAGGACACGACACCGCTTCTGCTGTGCTTGCTGTTCCGGCTGAAAATGAAAAATTTGCCTATTTAAGTTCCGGAACTTGGTCGTTAATGGGAATTGAATCAGAAAAGCCAGTAATTACCGATGAAACTTTTGCTCTTAATTTCACAAACGAAGGTGGTGCAGATGGTTCCATTCGATTACTAAAGAATATTTGTGGGATGTGGCTTATAGAACAATGTAAAAAAGAATGGGAGAAGAATAAACCCGTTTCTTACAATGAAATTGTTCAATACGCTCAAAAAGTCGAACCGTTCCGTTGCTTTATAAATCCAGATTCTCCATGCTTCACACACCCGCAATCTATGATTAATTCTATTCAAACCTATTGCAAAGAAACCAATCAATATATTCCGCAGACTATTGGTGAGATATCAAGATGTATTTATGAAAGTTTAGCTTTCCGATACAAACAAGTGTTGGAAAATCTTCAAAAATTGGCTACTTTTCAAATTGAGAAGCTCTATATTATTGGTGGCGGAGCACAAAATAACATGTTAAATTCATTCACTGCCAACGCAATTGGTAAAACCGTAATTGCGGGACCAGTAGAAGCAACAGCCATAGGTAACATTCTAGTACAAGCTCAAGCTGCGGGTTTTTTAGGAAATAAAAGTGACATGCGTGAAATTGTGAGGAATTCCATTAATTTGTCCACTTTTGAACCAGAAGACACAACAAAATGGGAAACAAATTATGGTAACTATTTGAACGTTTATAAAGAAATATAA
- a CDS encoding conserved hypothetical protein (Evidence 4 : Unknown function but conserved in other organisms) has product MGVTINFQGKLKSKENFKEILKISKDFAEKNNMPFSIFEEKDKLLLRVKDGKDWDYKGLTKGIRIQPHKFSDPLNLEFDKNYIIQEYCKTQYVDIETHVKIIDFLRQIEPYFDWLNVDDEGEYWETNNIEILRNHIEKIYELIEDAKQKNEKLDGPFRVKDGRIVDLMEKQENSNL; this is encoded by the coding sequence ATGGGAGTGACAATTAATTTTCAAGGAAAACTAAAATCGAAAGAAAATTTCAAAGAGATTTTGAAAATATCGAAAGATTTTGCTGAGAAAAATAATATGCCTTTTTCTATTTTTGAAGAAAAAGACAAACTGCTATTACGAGTTAAGGACGGGAAAGATTGGGATTATAAAGGTTTGACGAAAGGCATTAGAATTCAACCACATAAATTTAGTGACCCTTTAAATCTGGAATTTGATAAAAACTACATTATACAAGAATATTGCAAAACGCAATATGTTGATATTGAAACACATGTAAAAATAATTGATTTTTTAAGACAGATAGAACCATATTTTGATTGGTTGAATGTTGACGATGAAGGTGAATACTGGGAAACAAATAATATAGAAATTCTTCGAAATCATATCGAGAAAATTTATGAATTGATTGAGGACGCTAAACAAAAGAATGAAAAACTTGATGGACCTTTCCGTGTCAAAGATGGAAGGATTGTGGATTTAATGGAAAAACAAGAAAATTCTAATCTTTAG
- the rhaA gene encoding L-rhamnose isomerase (Evidence 2a : Function from experimental evidences in other organisms; PubMedId : 10891278, 14243758, 8396120; Product type e : enzyme), giving the protein MKEDLIEKAYQQAKEQYALLGVDVEKALEKLDKLSISIHCWQADDVSGFENPDGELTGGIQTTGNYHGKARTIEELKKDIEKVLTLIPGKHRLSLHAIYGDFAGEFVDRDKIEPKHFQSWIDWAKKVGIKLDFNSTFFSHPKADSGYTLSDFDPEIRRFWKEHLKRCREIAAEMGRQQDNACIHNIWIPDGEKDRPVSRYEHRKLLQESLDEVLAVKISDNYLKDSIESKLFGIGSECYVVGSHEFYTGYAVKNNMLLTLDAGHFHPTEVISDKISSILLFVPEINLHVSRPERWDSDHVVVLNDELIALSQEIVRSKCTDRVHMGLDYFDASINRLGAYVVGIRSAQKAMLLALLEPTDKLKEFEKADKRFQRMAYLEELKAMPWNAIYNYYCLKYGAPIGEEYIKEIEEYESKVTSKR; this is encoded by the coding sequence ATGAAAGAAGACTTAATTGAAAAAGCGTATCAGCAGGCAAAAGAACAATACGCATTGCTTGGAGTGGACGTTGAAAAAGCACTCGAAAAATTAGACAAGTTGTCAATCTCAATCCACTGTTGGCAAGCGGACGATGTTTCCGGTTTTGAAAATCCTGATGGAGAATTAACCGGTGGAATTCAGACAACAGGAAATTATCATGGAAAAGCAAGAACCATCGAAGAACTTAAGAAAGATATTGAAAAAGTACTTACTTTGATACCAGGAAAGCACAGATTGAGCTTGCATGCCATTTATGGTGATTTTGCCGGAGAGTTTGTTGACCGCGATAAAATTGAGCCAAAACATTTTCAATCTTGGATAGATTGGGCAAAAAAAGTCGGAATAAAATTAGATTTCAATTCCACGTTTTTCTCTCATCCAAAAGCCGATAGTGGATATACGCTTTCAGACTTTGATCCTGAAATTAGAAGATTTTGGAAAGAACATTTAAAACGTTGTCGTGAAATTGCAGCTGAAATGGGACGTCAGCAAGACAATGCTTGTATTCATAATATTTGGATTCCCGATGGTGAAAAAGACCGTCCCGTATCACGATATGAACACAGAAAACTTCTCCAAGAATCATTGGATGAAGTATTGGCCGTGAAAATTAGCGATAACTATTTAAAAGACAGTATTGAATCTAAACTATTTGGCATTGGTAGCGAATGTTATGTAGTGGGTTCTCACGAGTTTTACACAGGTTACGCTGTGAAAAACAATATGCTTCTTACTCTTGATGCAGGACATTTTCATCCTACAGAGGTAATATCAGATAAAATATCATCTATTTTACTTTTCGTCCCTGAAATCAATCTTCACGTTAGCCGTCCTGAACGTTGGGATAGTGATCACGTGGTTGTTTTGAATGATGAATTGATTGCGCTTTCACAAGAAATAGTACGGTCGAAGTGTACTGATCGTGTACATATGGGATTAGATTATTTTGACGCTTCTATCAATCGTCTGGGTGCTTACGTTGTCGGAATTCGCTCTGCTCAAAAAGCAATGTTGTTAGCATTACTTGAGCCAACCGATAAGTTGAAAGAATTTGAAAAAGCAGACAAACGTTTTCAACGAATGGCCTATTTGGAAGAACTAAAAGCTATGCCGTGGAATGCTATTTACAATTATTATTGCCTGAAATACGGAGCTCCTATCGGCGAAGAATATATCAAAGAGATTGAAGAATACGAGTCTAAAGTTACATCTAAAAGATAA
- the yiiL gene encoding L-rhamnose mutarotase (Evidence 2a : Function from experimental evidences in other organisms; PubMedId : 15060078; Product type e : enzyme), with protein MKKNAFKMFLKPGFEAEYEKRHNEIWPELQKLLKDAGVYDYSIFWDKDTNVLFAVQKTFGDGNSQDLGENPIVQKWWAYMADIMETNPDNSPVSIPLKEVFYME; from the coding sequence ATGAAAAAAAACGCTTTTAAAATGTTCTTAAAACCCGGTTTTGAAGCCGAGTACGAAAAACGGCATAACGAAATTTGGCCTGAATTACAAAAACTTCTGAAAGATGCCGGAGTGTATGATTATTCTATTTTTTGGGATAAAGACACCAACGTTCTTTTTGCCGTACAAAAAACTTTCGGTGACGGGAATTCGCAGGATTTAGGCGAAAATCCCATCGTACAAAAATGGTGGGCTTATATGGCAGATATAATGGAAACCAATCCCGATAATTCTCCAGTTTCCATTCCGTTGAAAGAGGTTTTTTATATGGAATAA